GATGCGCCGAGGAAAGAGGGGATAATTCGAGAGGGGGTGCGGCATGCCGGATGGAGAATCCGGCCCTTCCTTGGACGAGCCCCAGGTCACTGACCCCGCAGCCCAACCTCATGTCGGGCTTCGGCGCCGCCGGGTCAAAACCCCTGCGCGCTCGATCTCCCCGTGATTGCCCTGCGAAGGACGGCCGGGGAAGCAATCGAGAAACTCGCGAGGGCTCATTCACGGCTGGCGGGCCTCTTTCTACTCGGAGCGGGCACGAAGGACCAGATCAGTTATCGGCCCAGGCGTCGGCTTTCTGGACGATTTCTCGAAAAAGAATCTCCGCCGGGCCGCCGGTTGTACGGTTCTTGCCGCCGATGCCGAACGTGTCGGAACCAAATCGCTCGGAAGGTCGTCTGAACAGTGTGGCCGGTTTGCCGCCGCGCGGTTGGTCGGGTAGAGTTGGCTCAGTCCGGCTGGACGGACAGCGATTTCGGCTCTCTCGGCCCTAACCGCGTCGAGCATCGTTTTTTTGTCTCTGGCGCTGCGGCCGATTGCGGAAGTCGTCTCCTCCGGGCGACTTGCGAGTCGGGAATTTCGGCGCTAGAATGCATCACCTAACGTGTTTTGCTCTGCGTCGATCCGATTCCGGGTCGCTCGCCGCTCCGGTCGAGTTCACCTCCACCCACTCCACGGTCTAGCCCCCTTCCAACGCCCCGCCGAGATGATTTTTTTCGAGGCGAGACGTCCGAGGCCCGGGCGGCCGACCGTCTGACTCCGATCGCAACGGGATGGGACCATGACGTTCGTCGGGAAAATCCTCGTCATCGTGATCCTGGCCTTCGCCCTGTTCTTCCTCGCGTTGTCGACGGTGGTCTTCACCGCCTCGACGAACTGGCGGACAGCGCACCAGGCGGTGACCGAGAAACGAAACCAACTGCAGCAAGAGCTGACGACCGCCCAGAACGATCTGGCGGCTCAGAAGACCTCCTACGAAAAGGAAATCGCCGATCGTGATGCTCGGATCGCCACCCTGGATGCTCAGAGCACCTCGCTGAGCAACCAGATCGACACCCTGCAGACCGACATCACGAGCCTCCGCACTTCGGTTGAGGAGGCGCAGCGAACCACGCAGACCCAGGTTCAGCTCGCCCAGGCCACCACGGCTGAAGCCCAACAGCTTCGCGAGCAGTTCCAGGCCGCTCAGAAGGTCGCCAACGACTATGCGGCCCGTCAGACCGAGCTGGACGAGCAGATTTTCTTGCTCGAACGCCAGCTCGATACCGCCACTCAGAACAATGAAGACCTGCGCAATGCCCTGGCCGATTACCAGAACTATCTGGAATCGCGTGGTCTTCCCGCCGATCCCGAACAGGTCCGCCTGGCGGCTCAGGGCACCCTGGTTTCCCCCGACATCGAGGGCCGGGTGCTTCGCGTCGCCAACGACTACCTGGAAATCTCGCTCGGGTCGGACGATGGGGTGAAGACGGGTCAGGAATACTTCGTGTTCCGAACCGGCGATTCTCCCCAGTACATCGGAAAGATTCGGATCACGCTGACCGAGGCCGACAAGGCCGTCGGCCGCCTGGTCTTCTCCAACTTGGGCCGCAAGGTGATGGAGGGTGACAGTGTCGCAGGCAAGATCCAGCCGCGGAGCTAAGGGGGGAGGTCGGTCTCGGGGCTCGCGCTCCCAGGCCGTCGCCACTCCTCGCGGAGGACGAGGCGTTTACGTCCAGCAGGCCCGCAGCGATATCTTCGTCGTTCTGCTCGGCGTGGCCCTCGGCTCCTTGATCATCGGGTGCCTTTTCCTGGCCCTCAAGCTCAACCAGTACGAGTTCAGCGTCGGTGGTCCTGGCGGATTCTGAGTGTTCCTCCCCCGACCAGCCAACCTCGTTTTCGGCAACAGGGCCGGCTCCTTCCACTGAGTGAGGGAGTCGGCCTTGTTCTGTTGCTGGAACTCAGGCAAGCAACCGCTTCGCTCACAGCGACGACACCGGAGCCGACGGGCCTCGGAGTCCGATCGACCTCGGCTCCGGGGAGAGGGCTTCGCAATCGTTCCCTCTCTCCTGTCCTCACACCCACTCCCCTGGCGGGTCCGAGCGTGGCCGAAAGCCGCCTGCGAGAATCTTCCGCCAGGGTCCACCGCAACGGTCACGCGAAAACCCGGTTCACGCTCTCCGAAGCTCGACGATCCTTGATGATCGTTGGGACGCCAGCGCCACCACTCGATCCGGATTGCGTCATCCAGAAATCCATCCGTCTTCGAGCGTGACAAAAAGAAAAAGGCAGGTGCCAGGCACCTGCCTTGATCGGGCTCGTTCGAGAACACTACCACGGTCAACGGAATCGGTTGGAACTGTTACTGGCCACCGAGTTCAGGCCCGTACGGTACGCCCGGCTTGGGCGGGCAGCGTTCGAAGAACGACATGACGGCCTCACTTCCGTCGAAGTCCTGGCTGGTCTTCCCAACCATTTCGACGTGATAGTTCGACGGCTTCCCCGGCCAGTTGTGGCCGGCCCCTTCGATTCGGTAGATCTCGACGAGCGCCCCGTTCTCGCCCGGCGGGTAGGCATAAACGCGGGTCGTTGTCCCATCGTCTTCCGGGCGATCAGGCAGACGCTCGACGCACGGTTCACCGGAAATTCCGTTGGCTTCCAGGTAGGCGGCAATGGTCTCGTCGGCCGGAGCGACCCGTCCTCGGTCCTGCGGCAGCAAGCCGGCGATCGGTCCCCCCTGCACGGGCATCAAGGGGTCATCCTCGCCGATAATCGCCATTAACGAGACCGGTTGCGGGGGATCAAAGCGGTTGGCGACCACGTCGGTCATCGCTCCGGAAACCGGCGCCACGCCCGCCACCACGTCCGAGGCATCGGCCGCGAGTCGATGGCAGAACATCGCTCCGCTGGAAATTCCGGTCGCGAACACCCGAGAGGCATCAATCAGCCCCTCGGCCGCCAGTTTTTCCACGATCGTCCGAACCATCGCCACGTCATCGAAGCGGCGATCCATGTCCGGGTTCAAGCCGTTCCGAGACGAGAACGAGGCCAGCCCTCGGCTCCGGACGATCGGAGCCCCAGGGTCGTAGTTCCAGTTCCTTCCCTCACCCTTCGGGTAGATCACGACAAAACCGCGATCCTCGGCCAGCGGGTCGAGTTTCGCGTAATTCTGAATGGTGTCCGGGGTGCCACCTTCGCCATGGAAGACGAAGAGCGCCGGAGCAGGACGCGACCACTCCGAGGGAACGTAGAGGCGGAAGGATCGTTCCTCCTCCCCCACCGTCACCTCCCGGTCCACTGCCGAACCGGGCACGAACCCCTTCGGAGCGTCCGACCAAATCGGTGCCAGCATCACGGAAGCAACAAACGTCCAGATCAAGGTTCGATTCCTCTGGTTGTGTCAATCTCAGGTGTGTGTTCGGGCGATGCCCAATGCTCACCCCTCTTGCTTTAGCATCGCTCGCAAGCCGAGGCGGTGAGACGGACCGATCGCGACCGATTTCCGATGCTCTCGTTACATTCACACTTTTCGCGCCAATCCGATCGTTTAGAGTCCGTTTCGATTTCGCAATACTGAACCTATTGACACCATGTCGCCCCAGTGGTATCGTTTGTACACCTGGACGTGAAACGGGGCGACTCTGCCCGATAGGTCCAGGAGCCGGATCAAGGTTCGGGGCGATCGCATGCCCTGGCGTCCGGCGATGCACCCGGTGGTTCTTCTCAGCGAGGGCGGCGTTCGGCCTGATCCCTGAACGACTTACGATTCCAGGGCCGAATCGTCCGATCCTCCGGGGGGCGAGACA
The Tautonia marina genome window above contains:
- a CDS encoding alpha/beta hydrolase family esterase, giving the protein MLAPIWSDAPKGFVPGSAVDREVTVGEEERSFRLYVPSEWSRPAPALFVFHGEGGTPDTIQNYAKLDPLAEDRGFVVIYPKGEGRNWNYDPGAPIVRSRGLASFSSRNGLNPDMDRRFDDVAMVRTIVEKLAAEGLIDASRVFATGISSGAMFCHRLAADASDVVAGVAPVSGAMTDVVANRFDPPQPVSLMAIIGEDDPLMPVQGGPIAGLLPQDRGRVAPADETIAAYLEANGISGEPCVERLPDRPEDDGTTTRVYAYPPGENGALVEIYRIEGAGHNWPGKPSNYHVEMVGKTSQDFDGSEAVMSFFERCPPKPGVPYGPELGGQ